One genomic region from Oncorhynchus gorbuscha isolate QuinsamMale2020 ecotype Even-year unplaced genomic scaffold, OgorEven_v1.0 Un_scaffold_141:::fragment_3, whole genome shotgun sequence encodes:
- the LOC124017033 gene encoding pyruvate dehydrogenase [acetyl-transferring]-phosphatase 1, mitochondrial-like isoform X1: MPVTSQLFRGFPRAKLWGFSLFPCQRQLPCCPTSHRPTSSQPHPIWPTAMPVRGYRRSPDLHSYNLTPPQVNSILKANEYSFKVPEFDGKNVSSVMGFDSNQLPANAPIEDRRSAATCLQTRGMLLGVFDGHAGCACAQALSERLFYYVAMSLMPHETLCELEAAVEAGRPLSPILQWHKHPNDYFTREAQTMYFNSLRTYWQELIDLSSPGESLGPREALLSAFKRLDSDLSLEAQVGDTNSFLHYWVLRVAFSGATACVAHIDGSDLYVANTGDGRAVLGVQEEDGSFSAHTLSNDHNAQNENEVARIQGEHPPSEKKTVVRQDRLLGLLMPFRAFGDVKFKWSIDLQRGVLESGPDQLHDNEHTKFIPPNYHTPPYLTAEPEITHHRLRPQDRFLVLGTDGLWETLHRQEVVRIVGEYLTGVHQRQPLTVGGYHVTLGQMQGLLAERKARASLAFQDQNAATHLIRHAVGNNEFGAVDHETLSKMLSLPEELARMYRDDITIIITQFNPHVVGHQRQVGES; encoded by the exons ATGCCCGTGACATCACAGCTGTTCCGAGGCTTCCCTCGAGCGAAGCTCTGGGGTTTCTCCCTGTTCCCATGCCAACGCCAGCTCCCCTGCTGCCCCACCTCCCACCGGCCCACCTCGTCGCAGCCCCACCCCATATGGCCGACAGCCATGCCCGTGCGTGGCTATAGGAGGAGCCCTGACCTCCACAGCTACAATCTCACCCCCCCACAGGTCAACTCAATCCTCAAGGCCAACGAGTACAGCTTCAAG GTTCCAGAGTTTGATGGTAAGAATGTGTCGTCAGTGATGGGGTTCGACAGTAACCAGCTGCCTGCCAACGCACCCATCGAGGACCGGCGCAGCGCTGCCACCTGTCTGCAGACGCGGGGGATGCTGCTGGGAGTGTTCGACGGCCATGCGGGCTGTGCCTGTGCACAG GCGCTGAGTGAGAGGTTGTTCTACTACGTAGCCATGTCCTTGATGCCCCATGAGACCCTGTGTGAGCTGGAGGCTGCAGTAGAGGCAGGCAGACCCCTCAGCCCCATCCTGCAGTGGCACAAACACCCCAACGACTACTTCACCAGGGAGGCACAGACTATGTACTTCAACAGCCTCAGAACCTACTGGCAGGAACTCATAGACCtcagcag TCCAGGGGAGAGCCTAGGGCCCAGAGAGGCGTTGCTGAGTGCCTTTAAGAGACTGGACAGTGACCTGTCTCTGGAGGCTCAG gtgggagacaCCAATTCCTTCCTCCACTACTGGGTTCTGAGAGTGGCCTTCTCTGGAGCGACTGCCTGCGTAGCTCACATCGATGGATCCGACCT GTATGTAGCAAACACGGGCGACGGCCGTGCGGTGCTGGGGGTCCAGGAGGAGGACGGCTCATTCAGCGCTCACACGCTCTCCAACGACCACAACGCCCAGAATGAGAACGAGGTGGCCCGCATCCAGGGGGAGCATCCCCCCTCTGAGAAGAAGACTGTCGTACGACAG GACCGGTTGTTGGGCCTGCTGATGCCGTTCCGTGCGTTTGGAGATGTGAAGTTCAAGTGGAGCATTGACTTGCAGCGAGGTGTGTTGGAGTCAGGACCAGACCAGCTCCATGACAACGAACACACCAAGTTCATCCCCCCCAATTACCACACCCCTCCCTACCTCACGGCCGAGCCTGAGATCACACACCACCGCCTCCGACCTCAGGACCGCTTCCTG GTGCTGGGTACAGACGGGCTGTGGGAGACGCTCCATCGACAGGAGGTGGTCCGGATTGTAGGGGAGTATCTAACGGGGGTCCACCAGCGCCAGCCCCTCACCGTGGGGGGTTACCATGTCAccctgggacagatgcaggggCTGCTGGCTGAGAGGAAGGCCCGTGCCTCCTTAGCGTTCCAAGACCAGAACGCTGCCACCCACCTGATTCGCCACGCTGTGGGCAACAATGAGTTTGGAGCAGTGGACCACGAGACGCTGTCCAAGATGCTGTCTCTGCCTGAGGAACTGGCCCGCATGTACCGCgatgacatcaccatcatcatcacacagtTCAATCCCCACGTGGTTGGACACCAGCGCCAAGTGGGGGAGTCCTGA
- the LOC124017033 gene encoding pyruvate dehydrogenase [acetyl-transferring]-phosphatase 1, mitochondrial-like isoform X2, translating into MGFDSNQLPANAPIEDRRSAATCLQTRGMLLGVFDGHAGCACAQALSERLFYYVAMSLMPHETLCELEAAVEAGRPLSPILQWHKHPNDYFTREAQTMYFNSLRTYWQELIDLSSPGESLGPREALLSAFKRLDSDLSLEAQVGDTNSFLHYWVLRVAFSGATACVAHIDGSDLYVANTGDGRAVLGVQEEDGSFSAHTLSNDHNAQNENEVARIQGEHPPSEKKTVVRQDRLLGLLMPFRAFGDVKFKWSIDLQRGVLESGPDQLHDNEHTKFIPPNYHTPPYLTAEPEITHHRLRPQDRFLVLGTDGLWETLHRQEVVRIVGEYLTGVHQRQPLTVGGYHVTLGQMQGLLAERKARASLAFQDQNAATHLIRHAVGNNEFGAVDHETLSKMLSLPEELARMYRDDITIIITQFNPHVVGHQRQVGES; encoded by the exons ATGGGGTTCGACAGTAACCAGCTGCCTGCCAACGCACCCATCGAGGACCGGCGCAGCGCTGCCACCTGTCTGCAGACGCGGGGGATGCTGCTGGGAGTGTTCGACGGCCATGCGGGCTGTGCCTGTGCACAG GCGCTGAGTGAGAGGTTGTTCTACTACGTAGCCATGTCCTTGATGCCCCATGAGACCCTGTGTGAGCTGGAGGCTGCAGTAGAGGCAGGCAGACCCCTCAGCCCCATCCTGCAGTGGCACAAACACCCCAACGACTACTTCACCAGGGAGGCACAGACTATGTACTTCAACAGCCTCAGAACCTACTGGCAGGAACTCATAGACCtcagcag TCCAGGGGAGAGCCTAGGGCCCAGAGAGGCGTTGCTGAGTGCCTTTAAGAGACTGGACAGTGACCTGTCTCTGGAGGCTCAG gtgggagacaCCAATTCCTTCCTCCACTACTGGGTTCTGAGAGTGGCCTTCTCTGGAGCGACTGCCTGCGTAGCTCACATCGATGGATCCGACCT GTATGTAGCAAACACGGGCGACGGCCGTGCGGTGCTGGGGGTCCAGGAGGAGGACGGCTCATTCAGCGCTCACACGCTCTCCAACGACCACAACGCCCAGAATGAGAACGAGGTGGCCCGCATCCAGGGGGAGCATCCCCCCTCTGAGAAGAAGACTGTCGTACGACAG GACCGGTTGTTGGGCCTGCTGATGCCGTTCCGTGCGTTTGGAGATGTGAAGTTCAAGTGGAGCATTGACTTGCAGCGAGGTGTGTTGGAGTCAGGACCAGACCAGCTCCATGACAACGAACACACCAAGTTCATCCCCCCCAATTACCACACCCCTCCCTACCTCACGGCCGAGCCTGAGATCACACACCACCGCCTCCGACCTCAGGACCGCTTCCTG GTGCTGGGTACAGACGGGCTGTGGGAGACGCTCCATCGACAGGAGGTGGTCCGGATTGTAGGGGAGTATCTAACGGGGGTCCACCAGCGCCAGCCCCTCACCGTGGGGGGTTACCATGTCAccctgggacagatgcaggggCTGCTGGCTGAGAGGAAGGCCCGTGCCTCCTTAGCGTTCCAAGACCAGAACGCTGCCACCCACCTGATTCGCCACGCTGTGGGCAACAATGAGTTTGGAGCAGTGGACCACGAGACGCTGTCCAAGATGCTGTCTCTGCCTGAGGAACTGGCCCGCATGTACCGCgatgacatcaccatcatcatcacacagtTCAATCCCCACGTGGTTGGACACCAGCGCCAAGTGGGGGAGTCCTGA